The following proteins are co-located in the Candidatus Methylacidiphilales bacterium genome:
- a CDS encoding fatty acid desaturase: MNFSAPLHEEIPVKWYRCEVDRAVMRKLMERSDGRGLVQAVGHLALFFATMAAAYAVFLHITIANWFWTVPLLLVFTFCHGTVASFMGGVACHELCHKTMFRSQKLNEVLLHIFAFLSWFNPVTYRLSHVRHHQVTAHQGLDGEIILPQKLDWSELEPDEVALPQRLDGAFLRFLVLNFCPLPHPGAILSRFRLYVRYAKDDLDGLGLFAGGVWWMQTVLPADKPEARRRNARWARIIVIGHLLLAAILIATGHWFLALLFAGHGTYAGWLGNLTGLPQHLGMEPDVPDFRRCCRTYTCNSLVGFLYWNMQYHVEHHMFPAVPCYNLPALRAAIRDDVPPAPHGLLATWKEIIPRLREIDRERIAPAAT; this comes from the coding sequence ATGAATTTTTCGGCACCCCTCCATGAGGAAATCCCCGTCAAATGGTATCGCTGCGAGGTCGATCGCGCGGTCATGCGAAAGCTGATGGAGCGCAGTGATGGGAGGGGACTTGTCCAGGCGGTCGGCCACCTCGCGCTGTTCTTCGCCACCATGGCGGCCGCTTACGCGGTGTTCCTGCACATCACGATCGCGAATTGGTTTTGGACCGTTCCGCTGCTGCTTGTCTTCACCTTCTGCCACGGCACGGTGGCCTCATTCATGGGCGGCGTCGCCTGCCACGAATTGTGTCACAAGACGATGTTTCGGAGCCAAAAGCTGAACGAGGTCCTCCTCCACATCTTTGCCTTCCTGAGCTGGTTCAATCCCGTCACCTACCGCCTCAGTCATGTCCGGCATCACCAGGTCACCGCGCACCAGGGCCTCGACGGCGAGATCATCCTCCCGCAGAAGCTGGACTGGAGTGAACTCGAGCCCGATGAGGTCGCCCTCCCCCAACGGCTCGATGGGGCATTCCTTCGCTTCCTCGTCCTCAATTTCTGCCCACTTCCCCACCCCGGAGCCATCCTTTCGCGCTTCCGGCTCTACGTCCGCTATGCCAAGGACGATTTGGACGGCCTCGGGCTCTTCGCCGGAGGCGTGTGGTGGATGCAAACCGTCCTGCCCGCCGACAAACCCGAAGCCCGGCGTCGCAACGCCCGCTGGGCCCGCATCATCGTCATTGGCCACCTGCTTCTCGCCGCCATTCTCATAGCCACCGGCCATTGGTTCCTTGCGCTCCTCTTCGCCGGCCACGGCACCTATGCCGGGTGGCTTGGAAATCTCACCGGACTTCCCCAGCACCTGGGCATGGAACCCGACGTGCCCGACTTCCGCCGTTGCTGCCGCACCTACACGTGCAACTCCCTCGTCGGCTTTTTATATTGGAACATGCAGTATCATGTAGAGCACCACATGTTTCCGGCTGTTCCCTGCTACAATCTCCCGGCCCTCCGCGCCGCGATTCGGGACGACGTCCCGCCAGCACCGCATGGTCTCCTCGCCACTTGGAAGGAAATCATTCCCCGCCTCCGCGAAATCGACCGCGAACGCATCGCCCCCGCCGCAACCTGA